From the genome of Desulfobaculum xiamenense, one region includes:
- a CDS encoding phage tail protein — protein MAKEFFVILTDIGRAKLANAVALGQSITLTHMAVGDGGGESVTPDAVRTALVREVYRAQLNTLETDPDNPNYIVGELVIPSEVGGWTIREAGVIDSDGNLFAVGNLPASYKPKLDEGSAAELRVRLVMEVGSAASVTLKVDPTVVLASREYAERMATTAVTAHNRDSQAHPDIRQTLAKKAEQTDLAAHTGSKSNPHSVTAAQVGAVPKAGGSFDGGVDADTLRARHGLTVSGGYVTWNSYSSSHGEGDVRGYYSPKYGKLDLTARDTQGQTLPLDITLNGHKVWHHGNDGSGSGLDADTLDGHDASDFAWKASEVPVGAIIAVATATAPKHHLKCNGAAVGRTTYANLFAAIGTRFGAGDGSTTFNLPDLRGEFVRGWDDGRGVDAGRALGSAQGDEIKAHDHQQRIAFSGDSTSCARDGGHLPGAFGGTTSMTGGPETRPRNVALMYCIKY, from the coding sequence ATGGCCAAGGAATTCTTTGTCATACTCACTGATATTGGTCGGGCCAAGCTGGCGAATGCCGTTGCGCTCGGCCAGAGCATCACGCTCACGCACATGGCCGTGGGCGACGGCGGCGGCGAGAGCGTGACGCCGGATGCGGTGCGCACGGCCCTCGTGCGTGAGGTGTACCGGGCGCAGCTCAACACACTTGAGACTGACCCGGACAATCCCAACTACATCGTGGGCGAACTGGTTATTCCGTCTGAGGTGGGCGGCTGGACCATTCGCGAGGCGGGCGTCATCGACAGCGACGGCAACCTGTTCGCCGTGGGCAACCTGCCCGCGTCCTACAAGCCGAAGCTCGATGAGGGCAGCGCGGCGGAGCTGCGCGTGCGCCTTGTCATGGAGGTGGGTAGCGCTGCGTCCGTGACGCTCAAGGTGGACCCCACGGTGGTGCTGGCCAGCCGTGAGTACGCCGAGCGTATGGCGACCACGGCCGTGACTGCGCACAATCGCGATTCGCAGGCGCATCCGGACATTAGGCAGACGCTGGCCAAGAAGGCCGAGCAGACGGACCTTGCCGCCCACACGGGGAGCAAGTCGAACCCTCACTCCGTGACCGCCGCGCAGGTGGGTGCGGTGCCGAAGGCCGGGGGAAGTTTTGACGGGGGTGTGGATGCCGACACGTTAAGGGCTCGACATGGGCTGACGGTGAGTGGCGGCTATGTCACATGGAATAGTTACAGTTCCTCGCATGGAGAGGGGGATGTTCGGGGGTACTACAGCCCAAAGTATGGAAAGCTTGATCTAACTGCAAGAGATACGCAGGGGCAGACGCTCCCGCTGGATATCACCCTGAACGGGCACAAGGTTTGGCATCACGGCAATGACGGGTCGGGGAGCGGCTTGGATGCAGATACGCTCGATGGGCACGATGCAAGCGATTTTGCGTGGAAAGCCAGCGAGGTTCCGGTGGGGGCGATCATCGCCGTGGCGACGGCTACTGCGCCCAAGCATCACCTCAAGTGCAACGGCGCGGCGGTCGGGCGTACGACATATGCGAACCTGTTTGCGGCCATTGGCACGCGCTTCGGCGCAGGCGACGGCTCCACCACGTTCAACCTGCCGGACCTGCGCGGCGAATTCGTGCGCGGTTGGGACGACGGGCGCGGTGTGGATGCCGGGCGTGCGCTGGGGAGTGCGCAGGGGGATGAAATCAAAGCGCATGACCACCAACAGCGTATAGCTTTTAGTGGAGATAGTACTTCGTGCGCAAGAGATGGCGGTCATTTGCCGGGGGCATTTGGTGGCACGACATCAATGACCGGCGGTCCAGAAACCCGCCCCCGCAACGTCGCGCTCATGTACTGCATTAAATACTAG